A region of Leishmania panamensis strain MHOM/PA/94/PSC-1 chromosome 33 sequence DNA encodes the following proteins:
- the RGG2 gene encoding RNA-binding protein RGGm, putative (TriTrypDB/GeneDB-style sysID: LpmP.33.0300) has protein sequence MRGSFRRGRGGSGSGGGVWGQPAAADEDAWNAAPPSFQPPVRRVDPLTLTAVEVEVDGVKKLVGQRVQVSGLSDETTWHTLKDHLRQAGDITFCRLFSGGRGMVEFAVPEDAARCITELQGSELEGATLYLREDREDTVLINTRRKIRDARDAQLRARKEEAEKVRRERAMAQGDVSSDSAVQ, from the coding sequence ATGCGTGGCAGCTTCCGTCGCGgtcgcggtggcagcggcagtggcggtggcgtaTGGGGGCAGCCAGCCGCTGCGGACGAAGATGCATGGaacgcagcgccacccagcTTCCAACCACCGGTGCGCCGTGTTGACCCGCTGACGctgacggcggtggaggtggaggttgATGGGGTGAAGAAACTAGTcgggcagcgcgtgcaggTGTCTGGTTTGTCGGACGAAACCACCTGGCACACTCTGAAGGATCATCTTCGCCAGGCCGGCGACATCACATTTTGCCGACTCTTCTCTGGCGGTCGCGGAATGGTGGAGTTTGCAGTCCCCGAGGATGCTGCCCGGTGCATCACGGAACTGCAGGGCTCTGAGTTGGAGGGAGCCACATTGTACCTCCGCGAAGACCGCGAGGATACCGTACTCATCAACACACGACGCAAGATCCGCGATGCCCGCGATGCCCAGCTTCGTGCGCGCAAGGAAGAAGCCGAAAAGGTGCGCCGTGAGAGGGCGATGGCTCAGGGAGACGTCTCCAGCGACTCAGCAGTGCAGTGA
- the TDR1 gene encoding thiol-dependent reductase 1 (TriTrypDB/GeneDB-style sysID: LpmP.33.0280), with protein MTSRALKLYVAATCPFCHRVEIVAREKKVSYDRVVVGLREEMPQWYKEINPRETVPTLEVGCAERRFVFESMLIAQYLDNSCAPAGALMGASAVQRHRIEYFLTQVGDFIGAAHELLGDPLSAEKRSALSDSAAYMDELLAANQTTGPYYCDGEFTMADVALVPFLVRLKFVLMYYAGYDVFCKAPRMKALWAAAVQRASVLETLPTAEQCVENYRHLVPESAPMMGANGGYVLYSNHLCPFADRVRLACELRKFTVHAVEVPLHPQPEWYQHFNSLGTVPALFTPSGEAVHESQLILYYIDRLATGDTVLVPRGDAEKEYEVGFFLDNAGYFVTGLLSWFFGGSEDAKAEFEWAAGELEQQLAKHPFGEGPFFGGKTMNAGDVAILPFLVRVKSLTPELTNGYDFFAKFPLLNELAEAGMVTPEAKAVFCTPEEYKKHILQLQQKARDE; from the coding sequence ATGACCTCACGCGCGCTGAAGCTGTACGTTGCGGCGACGTGCCCGTTCTGCCACCGTGTGGAGATCGTCGCACGTGAGAAGAAGGTTTCGTACGATCGCGTTGTTGTGgggctgcgcgaggagaTGCCGCAATGGTACAAAGAGATCAACCCGCGCGAGACGGTGCCAACGCTGGAGGTCGGCTGCGCGGAGAGGCGGTTTGTGTTTGAGTCAATGCTAATAGCTCAGTACCTGGACAACAGTTGTGCGCCTGCTGGAGCGCTGATGGGTGCATCCGCAGTACAGCGACACCGGATCGAGTACTTCCTTACCCAGGTCGGCGACTTCattggcgctgcgcacgagCTGCTTGGTGACCCGTTGAgtgcagagaagcgcagTGCCCTGAGCGATAGTGCGGCTTACATGGATGAGCTGCTCGCAGCGAACCAGACGACGGGGCCGTACTACTGTGATGGCGAGTTCACGATGGCGGACGTTGCGCTTGTGCCATTTCTGGTGCGACTGAAGTTTGTGTTGATGTACTACGCAGGGTACGATGTGTTCTGCAAGGCGCCACGGATGAAGGCATtgtgggctgctgctgtgcaacGCGCGTCTGTGCTTGAGACGTTGCCGACGGCGGAGCAGTGCGTGGAGAACTACCGCCACCTGGTGCCAGAGAGCGCGCCGATGATGGGCGCGAATGGCGGGTATGTGCTGTACAGCAACCATTTATGCCCTTTTGCGGACCGTGTACGCCTCGCCTGTGAGCTGCGCAAGTTCACGGTGCACGCGgtggaggtgccgctgcatccACAGCCGGAATGGTACCAACATTTCAATTCCCTCGGGACGGTGCCTGCGCTCTTTACGCCGAGCGGCGAGGCTGTGCACGAGTCGCAGCTGATTCTCTATTACATCGACCGCCTAGCGACGGGGGATACTGTGCTGGTGCCGCGTGGAGACGCGGAAAAGGAGTATGAGGTGGGCTTCTTCCTGGACAACGCTGGATATTTTGTCACAGGACTGCTCTCGTGGTTCTTTGGTGGCAGCGAGGATGCGAAGGCTGAGTTTGAGTGGGCCGCTGGCGaactcgagcagcagcttgcAAAGCATCCGTTTGGTGAGGGCCCCTTCTTTGGTGGCAAGACGATGAATGCTGGTGATGTGGCCATTCTGCCATTCCTGGTCCGTGTGAAGTCACTTACGCCGGAGCTGACGAATGGGTACGACTTCTTTGCAAAGTTTCCGCTGCTGAATGAGCTGGCAGAGGCTGGCATGGTGACAccggaggcgaaggcggtgtTTTGTACGCCGGAGGAGTACAAGAAGCACAtccttcagctgcagcagaagGCACGGGATGAGTAA
- a CDS encoding adenosine deaminase-like protein (TriTrypDB/GeneDB-style sysID: LpmP.33.0270), whose translation MEGNGASTSTERAGRFMRIAPRLWSDTPHGAVHRAVEAQPQPVWRQLWQRALANGALRPGSSCVVADTSEQEVSAQGKEGAIIVAAFVLSIPFIECPCAGKEEAVESSADVSMRRYVCVSLGSGSRSLAAQDAPASDDGEKVRRLFELRDGHAEVMARRGFVAFLLEMADASARCTGGAYADLFLRRCGGDGDVATVAGVSSCPKWELRETVAVHLVCTRWMCGSLAAVAGGSGRSGHLLLQAACGCWVDSTVQVEALAKEGERASSTVTHVGRHVLATHYSSLNGATQLLHAARVKPGKGLANLSMSCTDKVWRWCVLGVQGRRRASLFPVPMRLASIHILHTSFSDLGGLQTAVNNAAATFQWRNRRWWSHGEREVALPQAPKFSFFSGAEFAATRPMTATKSHDVDVSNDSGYSRSRWLCVSSLVGDRKRSRDEEAEASAFGSVTCSWPYPFTAGDHSCSLVLNTKAGLPQGMTGRALVRRCSTLSEIPWQQCPLSRPWMNHRVQLLLGLGKETALVCPSMATNAASASYAPASIYERSSPTITDDTDLSMSQRVHRYHLQRSGTDGDSIRLLWASSQINFDHLLEAVEGCKGTP comes from the coding sequence ATGGAGGGCAACGGCGCCAGCACGTCGACGGAAAGAGCAGGACGGTTTATGAGGATTGCCCCTCGTTTGTGGAGCGACACCCCTCATGGCGCCGTTCACCgtgcggtggaggcgcagccCCAACCAGTGTGGCGCCAGCTGTGGCAGCGAGCTTTGGCGAACGGCGCACTGCGGCCGGGCTCGTCCTGTGTCGTAGCGGATACGTCGGAGCAAGAGGTAAGCGCacagggaaaagaaggcgCTATTATTGTGGCTGCGTTTGTACTCAGCATCCCATTCATTGAATGCCCGTGCGCCGGAAAAGAAGAGGCCGTAGAGAGCAGCGCGGACGTGTCCATGCGGCGctacgtgtgtgtctcgCTTGGATCAGGCTCCCGGAGCCTTGCGGCTCAAGATGCGCCCGCGTCTGATGACGGCGAGAAAGTGAGGCGACTTTTCGAACTGCGTGACGGCCATGCCGAGGTGATGGCGCGTCGTGGGTTTGTCGCGTTTCTGCTTGAGATGGCCGACGCGAGCGCACGCTGCACGGGTGGCGCGTACGCTGACCTTTTTCTACGCCGATGTGGCGGGGACGGCGATGTAGCTACCGTGGCCGGTGTTTCGAGCTGCCCGAAGTGGGAGCTGCGAGAGACGGTCGCAGTGCACCTCGTCTGCACTAGGTGGATGTGCGGCTCTCtggctgccgtggcgggAGGCTCAGGCCGTAGTGGGCACCTGCTACTGCAGGCCGCCTGTGGCTGCTGGGTCGACTCCACCGTGCAGGTGGAAGCTTTagcaaaggagggggagcgtGCCTCTTCCACTGTCACGCATGTTGGTCGCCACGTTCTGGCTACTCACTACTCATCGCTCAACGGGGCCACGCAGCTCTTGCATGCTGCGCGTGTGAAGCCCGGCAAAGGACTTGCAAACCTCTCGATGTCGTGTACCGATAAagtgtggcggtggtgtgtgctGGGTGTGCAGGGTCGTCGCCgagcttctcttttccctgtACCGATGCGACTGGCTTCGATACACATTCTGCATACCTCGTTTTCGGACTTGGGGGGCTTGCAGACAGCGGTGAACAATGCGGCGGCCACGTTTCAGTGGCGAAATCGCAGGTGGTGGTctcacggagagagagaggtggcgtTGCCGCAGGCACCGAAGTTTTCCTTCTTTAGCGGCGCCGAGTTTGCCGCTACACGTCCGATGACAGCCACGAAGTCGCACGATGTCGATGTCTCCAATGACAGCGGCTACTCGCGTAGTCGATGGCTGTGCGTCAGTTCTTTGGTGGGTGACCGAAAGCGTAGTCGTGatgaagaggcggaggcgtcGGCTTTCGGCAGTGTTACGTGCAGCTGGCCGTATCCCTTTACTGCAGGCGACCATAGCTGCTCTCTCGTCCTTAACACGAAGGCTGGGCTCCCCCAGGGAATGACAGGGCGCGCGCTAgtgcgacgctgcagcacattGTCGGAGATACCATGGCAGCAGTGTCCCCTCTCCCGTCCATGGATGAACCATCGTGTACAGCTGCTACTGGGGCTCGGCAAAGAAACTGCGCTGGTCTGCCCCTCCATGGCGACGAATGCGGCTTCGGCATCGTATGCACCGGCTTCGATTTACGAACGTAGCTCTCCCACGATCACGGATGACACCGATCTTTCCATGAGCCAGCGGGTGCATCGGTACCACCTGCAGCGCTCGGGCACTGACGGGGACTCCATACGACTTCTCTGGGCATCATCACAGATCAATTTTGATCATCTACTCGAAGCTGTTGAGGGCTGCAAAGGTACGCCATGA
- a CDS encoding hypothetical protein (TriTrypDB/GeneDB-style sysID: LpmP.33.0290) — translation MKAAQRIQLSLTKTRVEKLIVCLGFGEGLDARESRGAVATRVSKHLLLQCHPSPSDVHNPDTTRAHARDRQGRARVFYEAHTMQVRHSRRGRTETLRSPQTWDSSRVVDYMGMWCDRLLLGDARHPARCALLEPHVPEVMWGEAVARVAQSHRHLGSKDVLLVSACETLPFGVVRLCTDAAETWSKSPPLSSLSMPGIATLADALRLFMPSNSGPSCLRIGIGSEHGTGAPLMQHEVVHEQRFLVPLCSFAAALWCANPVKASKYVSSVTAKPESLTDSTANLRLWRMMQHSMLSTRDSAVLNAYYNDDYLDARLSQNHTRYLAETLIRRLADEDRTT, via the coding sequence ATGAAGGCTGCTCAGCGCATTCAGCTTTCCCTGACCAAAACCCGTGTGGAGAAGCTGATTGTGTGCTTGGGGTTCGGCGAAGGCCTCGACGCGCGTGAGAgccgcggcgctgtcgccacgCGCGTTTCAaagcacctgctgctgcaatgTCATCCTTCTCCGAGTGATGTACACAACCCGGATACTACccgcgcacatgcacgcgaTCGGCAAGGTCGTGCCCGCGTCTTCTACGAGGCGCACACGATGCAGGTACGACATAGCCGGCGTGGCCGCACCGAGACGCTCCGCAGCCCACAAACGTGGGACTCGAGTCGAGTGGTAGACTACATGGGCATGTGGTGCGACCGATTGCTGCTCGGGGATGCCCGTCATCCTGCACGCTGCGCACTTCTCGAGCCGCATGTGCCTGAGGTAATGTGGGGTGAGGCAGTTGCTCGAGTGGCCCAGTCCCATCGACACCTGGGCTCCAAGGATGTTCTTCTCGTATCTGCGTGTGAGACACTGCCGTTCGGTGTGGTGCGCTTGTGCACAGATGCCGCAGAGACATGGAGCAAAAGCCCACCGCTATCTAGCCTTTCTATGCCAGGTATTGCCACCTTGGCAGACGCGCTAAGGCTCTTTATGCCTTCAAACAGTGGACCTTCTTGTCTACGCATTGGTATCGGATCCGAGCACGGCACCGGCGCTCCCCTTATGCAGCATGAGGTTGTGCATGAGCAGCGTTTTCTAGTGCCTCTGTGCAGTTTTGCGGCAGCTCTTTGGTGCGCGAATCCCGTGAAGGCGTCCAAGTATGTCTCCTCTGTCACTGCTAAGCCCGAGTCATTGACAGACAGCACAGCTAACTTGCGTCTTTGGCGCATGATGCAGCACTCCATGCTTTCCACCCGGGACTCTGCCGTCCTTAACGCGTACTACAACGACGACTATCTTGATGCGCGCCTCAGCCAAAACCATACGCGCTACCTCGCCGAGACTCTCATTCGACGCCTCGCTGACGAGGACCGCACCACTTGA